The proteins below are encoded in one region of Thermodesulfovibrionales bacterium:
- the lipA gene encoding lipoyl synthase has translation MKRLPEWIKGHKLNLNHETRKRLKQYRLHTVCEEAKCPNRQECFSKPTATFLILGPYCTRNCGFCSVNHMKGPLRVDFDEPRRIALAARELGLRHVVITSVTRDDLPDGGASHFVKVIKKVREVLPFTTVEALIPDFNGNLDALESVLEVRPDVLNHNVETVPSLYKKVRPGASFERSLIILKKAKEMRPDILTKSGLMLGLGESLDEVIEVLRMLRSVNCDIVTIGQYLRPAKENLPVVKYISPYVFRELGNLAKKMGFRQVISGPLARSSMNAEEVMNKVLN, from the coding sequence ATGAAAAGATTACCTGAATGGATTAAGGGACATAAATTGAATTTAAATCATGAAACCAGAAAGAGGTTGAAACAATATAGACTTCATACCGTCTGCGAGGAGGCAAAGTGCCCCAACAGACAGGAATGTTTCTCAAAACCAACTGCAACATTTCTGATCCTCGGTCCATACTGTACAAGAAATTGCGGTTTCTGCTCTGTAAACCATATGAAGGGTCCTCTCCGCGTTGATTTTGATGAACCAAGGAGAATAGCCCTTGCTGCGAGGGAGTTAGGCCTCAGACATGTGGTTATTACATCAGTTACAAGGGATGACCTTCCCGATGGGGGAGCATCTCATTTTGTTAAGGTTATAAAAAAAGTAAGGGAGGTCTTGCCTTTTACAACAGTTGAGGCTCTTATACCTGATTTTAACGGAAATCTTGATGCATTGGAATCCGTACTGGAGGTAAGGCCTGATGTGCTTAATCATAATGTTGAGACAGTTCCTTCTTTATATAAAAAGGTAAGACCCGGAGCCTCCTTTGAGAGATCTCTCATAATTTTAAAAAAGGCAAAGGAGATGAGACCGGATATCCTGACAAAATCTGGTCTGATGCTCGGTCTTGGTGAGAGTCTGGATGAGGTTATTGAGGTCCTAAGAATGCTTAGGTCCGTGAATTGTGATATTGTCACTATAGGTCAGTATTTGAGACCTGCAAAAGAGAATCTTCCTGTTGTAAAATATATCTCGCCGTATGTATTTAGAGAGCTTGGCAATCTCGCAAAAAAGATGGGCTTCAGGCAAGTTATTTCAGGTCCCCTGGCCAGGAGTTCAATGAATGCTGAAGAGGTCATGAATAAAGTTCTTAATTAA
- a CDS encoding HD domain-containing protein: MTLRIKLLSLFSIIIIASHMLNISIYNHFLKKNQEEQKNKDMQRIVSLFQRDIETTMLTGKPEAINSIIGDYSTMDNILSLRILDEKGIILKSMRTVEVGLMSADYIQQKKMFQDRLYYLKPIESSPPCQSCHGDRKILGIIEIKYDLSEIIIAMERLKRIWAISGILVFLTALILTSVIVNRLLLDPLKKILFMLNDPDLMEHTTKERDDEMEELSVKVKDLIHKFKNLMILKRNLQEEISELRAEMRYKEKLEEMNRELRYSLKELESTNKALHLLSQETKKRLNLMEINIGRLKRTGDITVSLCERREMEEITKSFIKYIVDIISAERGIIYIRKNSSDFTYNYIRNYGFNPEISGEDKDLLFRILKNGLPILDIHPASGRQVMVIPVSLKESLIGGVMVEGVPGETFSHHDVEMMTVFSNHLSGIFKNIQSFERVTKGYTYVVETLIGDVLEENRFYRKGRSKRLKILSVELGKRLGLLSKDLEILEQASALSDIGKLRIPYRIFNKKGPLTSEEFDILRMHPIKGAELFDGMLFHDLKKVILQHHERYDGKGYPEGIEGEDIDIKARIISLVDAFEAMTSDRPYRPALTLEETLKEIEKQTGGQFDPEVVRKFFDIIKENPQLLVDI, encoded by the coding sequence ATGACCTTAAGAATTAAATTATTATCACTATTCAGCATAATTATAATAGCCTCCCACATGCTAAATATATCTATCTATAATCACTTCCTTAAGAAAAATCAAGAAGAACAAAAGAATAAAGATATGCAAAGGATTGTTTCTCTCTTTCAGAGAGACATTGAAACTACTATGCTCACTGGAAAACCTGAAGCTATTAATTCCATAATTGGAGATTATAGCACTATGGATAACATCCTCTCGCTTAGGATACTTGACGAAAAAGGCATTATACTCAAATCCATGAGAACAGTAGAGGTAGGACTGATGTCAGCGGATTATATCCAGCAAAAAAAAATGTTTCAGGACAGGCTCTATTATCTGAAACCAATTGAATCTTCTCCACCATGCCAGTCCTGCCACGGTGACAGAAAGATACTGGGTATTATAGAAATAAAGTACGACCTCTCAGAAATTATTATTGCTATGGAAAGACTTAAAAGGATATGGGCTATATCAGGTATTTTAGTGTTTTTAACAGCCCTTATTCTGACTTCAGTAATAGTTAACCGATTATTATTAGATCCCCTCAAAAAAATTCTCTTTATGCTTAATGATCCCGATCTCATGGAACATACAACAAAAGAGAGAGATGATGAGATGGAGGAGCTTTCAGTCAAAGTCAAAGATCTGATACATAAATTCAAAAATCTAATGATATTAAAGAGGAATCTGCAAGAGGAAATATCTGAACTCAGGGCTGAGATGAGATATAAGGAAAAACTTGAAGAAATGAACAGAGAACTCCGGTATTCTCTAAAAGAACTTGAATCAACGAATAAGGCACTACATCTCTTGAGTCAAGAGACTAAGAAAAGACTCAATTTAATGGAAATAAATATCGGCAGATTGAAAAGGACAGGAGACATAACAGTAAGTCTCTGTGAGCGAAGAGAAATGGAAGAAATAACAAAAAGTTTTATAAAGTATATAGTAGATATCATTTCAGCTGAGCGAGGTATTATATATATAAGAAAAAATAGCAGTGATTTTACCTATAATTATATAAGAAATTATGGTTTCAATCCTGAAATATCCGGAGAAGATAAAGACCTGCTGTTCAGAATCCTGAAAAATGGCCTTCCTATTCTGGATATCCATCCCGCTTCAGGGAGACAGGTTATGGTAATTCCTGTGAGCTTGAAAGAGTCATTAATAGGAGGGGTAATGGTTGAAGGAGTTCCCGGTGAAACCTTCAGCCATCATGATGTGGAGATGATGACAGTATTTTCAAATCATCTATCAGGTATCTTTAAAAACATTCAGAGTTTCGAGAGAGTTACAAAGGGTTATACCTATGTGGTGGAAACCTTAATAGGTGACGTGCTTGAAGAAAATAGGTTTTACAGAAAGGGAAGGAGCAAGAGATTGAAAATACTTTCTGTTGAATTAGGCAAAAGGCTCGGTCTGCTCTCAAAGGATCTTGAAATTCTTGAACAGGCATCGGCACTCTCAGACATAGGAAAACTCAGGATTCCCTACAGGATATTTAATAAAAAGGGACCGCTGACTTCTGAGGAATTTGATATTCTCAGAATGCATCCAATAAAGGGAGCTGAGCTTTTTGATGGAATGCTATTTCATGACCTTAAAAAAGTAATTCTTCAGCATCACGAGAGGTATGATGGTAAGGGCTATCCCGAAGGCATCGAAGGAGAGGATATTGACATAAAAGCAAGGATAATATCACTTGTCGATGCCTTTGAGGCAATGACGAGTGATAGACCTTACAGACCAGCCCTTACACTGGAAGAAACCCTTAAAGAGATAGAGAAACAAACAGGCGGACAATTTGATCCTGAGGTGGTAAGGAAATTTTTTGATATTATTAAAGAAAACCCACAGTTACTTGTTGATATTTGA
- a CDS encoding Mth938-like domain-containing protein, translating to MVIEHYSFGRIIINGKTYTTDIIIFPDRINPYWWRKEGHLLHLDDIEEVIKEKPDLLIIGTGYNGVMKVPEELIKTLLAQGMDVVIKKTPEAVEFYNERDRSRKTVICLHLTC from the coding sequence ATGGTTATAGAACATTATTCCTTTGGCAGAATTATCATAAATGGCAAGACATACACGACAGATATAATAATTTTTCCTGACAGAATCAATCCTTATTGGTGGCGGAAGGAAGGTCATCTTCTGCACCTTGATGATATTGAAGAGGTTATAAAGGAAAAACCAGATTTATTAATAATTGGTACAGGCTATAATGGAGTTATGAAGGTGCCGGAAGAACTTATAAAAACTCTCTTGGCGCAGGGCATGGATGTGGTTATAAAAAAGACACCCGAGGCAGTAGAATTTTATAACGAAAGGGACAGGTCCAGAAAAACAGTGATATGTCTCCATCTTACCTGTTAA
- a CDS encoding HEPN domain-containing protein has product MTKISLQEITCSRLKQDLRFSSFILKKHYSNIIREAQEMVELAQKAMLRQLGNPLKWHDIGMMILEQRDKFPLDIRTHLPDIAEISKWFRRERELAFYGNIDFIPQKNTQKRMHLVQ; this is encoded by the coding sequence ATGACTAAAATCAGCCTCCAAGAGATTACATGCTCAAGGCTCAAACAAGATTTGAGGTTCTCGAGTTTTATCTTAAAAAAGCACTACTCAAATATCATTAGGGAAGCACAGGAAATGGTAGAGCTCGCACAGAAGGCCATGCTCAGACAGTTAGGGAATCCGTTAAAGTGGCATGATATTGGAATGATGATTCTTGAACAGAGAGATAAATTTCCTTTAGACATCCGGACACATCTTCCAGACATTGCAGAAATATCCAAGTGGTTCAGAAGAGAAAGGGAACTTGCTTTTTATGGTAATATAGATTTTATACCTCAGAAGAATACTCAGAAGAGAATGCACTTAGTGCAATAG